The following are encoded in a window of Impatiens glandulifera chromosome 5, dImpGla2.1, whole genome shotgun sequence genomic DNA:
- the LOC124937436 gene encoding phospholipase A(1) DAD1, chloroplastic-like, which produces MNKKWMEYQGIKNWEGLLDPLDENLRAEIIRYGHFVEAAYMGFNCDTSSSTYSLCHHPKRSLLQRAGFPDTGYKITKNLQATSSIQPPDWMKKAPRWTTIRSSWIGYVSVCTDKKEIARLGRRDVVIALRGTSTFLEWIENLRATLTPVSDDSDSGMVESGFLSLYTSRTSDSPSLQEQVREEIRRLLKTYGNETLSVTITGHSLGAALAILAAYDIKKTIRRELLVTVISFGGPRVGNRSFRNVLEQQGTKVLRIVNSDDLVTKLPGFVLDAEDNSYGQWAGIPGWLPWWVYAEVGRELRLSSRQSPHLAGINVATCHELGTYLQLVNGFVSSD; this is translated from the coding sequence ATGAACAAGAAATGGATGGAATATCAAGGAATCAAGAACTGGGAAGGACTTCTCGATCCACTCGACGAAAACTTACGTGCAGAAATCATAAGATACGGCCACTTTGTCGAGGCTGCTTACATGGGATTCAACTGCGACACGTCATCGTCCACGTACTCGTTATGCCACCACCCAAAAAGATCACTCCTACAACGTGCAGGGTTCCCAGACACTGGCTACAAGATTACCAAGAATCTACAAGCCACCTCATCCATCCAACCGCCAGATTGGATGAAAAAAGCCCCAAGGTGGACCACAATTCGTTCCAGCTGGATAGGTTACGTGTCAGTTTGTACCGACAAGAAAGAGATCGCGCGACTAGGTCGTCGGGACGTGGTGATCGCGTTACGCGGGACCTCCACTTTCCTTGAGTGGATTGAAAATCTCCGCGCTACACTAACACCGGTTTCTGATGATTCTGACTCGGGAATGGTGGAGAGCGGTTTCCTTAGCTTGTACACCTCGAGAACCTCGGACTCTCCGAGTTTACAGGAACAAGTTAGAGAAGAGATTCGACGGTTACTCAAAACCTACGGAAACGAGACATTAAGCGTCACTATAACGGGCCACAGCCTCGGTGCTGCCCTGGCTATACTAGCGGCGTATGACATCAAGAAGACCATCCGTCGGGAACTGTTGGTAACCGTCATATCATTCGGTGGGCCGCGGGTGGGGAACCGGAGCTTCCGGAATGTTCTTGAACAACAAGGGACGAAAGTTCTAAGGATTGTAAACTCGGATGACCTAGTAACTAAATTACCGGGGTTCGTGCTAGATGCTGAAGATAATAGTTACGGCCAATGGGCGGGGATTCCGGGGTGGTTACCGTGGTGGGTGTATGCGGAAGTGGGGCGGGAGTTGCGGTTGAGCAGCCGACAATCGCCCCATCTGGCCGGAATAAATGTGGCCACATGTCATGAACTGGGGACTTATTTGCAACTTGTTAATGGTTTCGTGAGTTCTGATTGA